The Tubulanus polymorphus chromosome 6, tnTubPoly1.2, whole genome shotgun sequence genome includes a region encoding these proteins:
- the LOC141907451 gene encoding uncharacterized protein LOC141907451 — MRVLYTNNFVVAVLVSLYAVYCRAATTAKPTIDPTLCQPMCINDGECIVKPLPTTTSFPLNETTDISSTETTAPDTPPTTANTADPTTPDTPPTTDLTNTSTEYVCKCVTGTSGNICQHGFPKTKWLWALAFSIPIAVVLVAMVIAVMCYHRRKEDDTKLALAANEAINIEDELTAM, encoded by the exons ATGAGGGTTCTTTACACTAACAACTTCGTGGTAGCTGTGCTAGTCAGTCTGTACGCAGTTTATTGCA GGGCAGCAACGACAGCCAAACCGACGATAGATCCGACGCTATGCCAACCTATGTGCATCAATGACGGCGAGTGTATAGTTAAACCGTTACCGACTACCACGTCATTTCCGCTCAATGAAACGACCGATATTTCGTCAACAGAAACTACGGCGCCGGACACCCCACCAACAACGGCGAATACGGCGGATCCAACGACGCCGGACACCCCGCCAACAACAGATCTTACGAATACATCGACGGAATACGTTTGCAAATGTGTCACCGGTACTAGCGGTAACATTTGTCAACATG GATTTCCGAAGACGAAATGGTTGTGGGCACTGGCATTCTCGATACCAATCGCTGTAGTTCTTGTCGCGATGGTCATCGCTGTTATGTGTTATCATCGTAGGAAAGAAGATGATACCAAACTCGCGCTCGCCGCTAATGAGGCCATTAATATCGAAGATGAACTAACTGCTATGTAG
- the LOC141907579 gene encoding uncharacterized protein LOC141907579, whose translation MFSVHISGIFSSRKLLTFTIVLLVVSSSVHAIFYTDSKENEYPRLGRRSHGPSSSGDEQKTASNVDLVSGEVPDKMAYTYSNSDDEISDELYSLFSKSLLSLLINQRRKIDNHHAGLLKKKLLRVASRGFGARRYDEQQ comes from the exons GTATTTTCAGTTCGCGTAAACTGCTCACGTTCACCATAGTCTTGCTCGTCGTTTCGTCCTCGGTGCATGCCATATTTTACACCGACTCAAAAGAGAACGAATACCCGCGTTTGGGCCGGCGAAGTCACGGACCCAGTTCATCGGGCGACGAACAGAAGACCGCTTCAAACGTCGACCTTGTCTCAGGAGAGGTTCCCGACAAGATGGCCTATACATATTCCAACAGCGATGACGAAATATCGGACGAATTGTACTCATTATTTTCGAAGTCACTGCTGAGTTTGCTGATCAACCAGCGTCGTAAAATAG ATAACCACCACGCGGGTCTTTTGAAGAAGAAGTTATTGCGAGTCGCAAGTCGTGGGTTCGGTGCGCGCAGGTACGACGAACAGCAGTGA